One segment of Aquificaceae bacterium DNA contains the following:
- a CDS encoding NADH-quinone oxidoreductase subunit L: KKELHFDIALLSVLVGVAGILVAYLVYIRGLVDPQRAYEALKPLHTAFREQFFTERLYHRGVARGYMGLSRAIFLAGDRVLIDGFLNLLNFLYFRVVKFLWMKLDIMLVDLFVNGVAKVSYWTGKKVRNVQTGLLNNYVSFLLLGVVFILGVILYSMR; this comes from the coding sequence AAGAAGGAGCTTCATTTTGATATTGCTCTTTTGTCTGTGCTTGTGGGTGTGGCTGGTATACTTGTGGCTTATCTTGTTTACATTAGGGGTCTTGTTGACCCTCAGAGGGCTTATGAGGCCCTAAAACCTCTGCATACTGCCTTCAGAGAACAGTTCTTCACTGAAAGGCTTTACCACAGAGGCGTGGCAAGGGGATACATGGGTCTTTCAAGGGCTATCTTTCTGGCAGGTGACAGGGTGCTTATAGATGGCTTTCTTAATCTTCTAAATTTTCTCTACTTCAGAGTGGTGAAGTTCCTCTGGATGAAGCTGGACATAATGCTTGTGGACCTGTTTGTCAACGGCGTGGCAAAGGTCTCTTACTGGACGGGTAAAAAGGTGCGCAATGTGCAGACTGGGCTTCTAAACAACTATGTGAGCTTTTTGCTTCTTGGTGTTGTCTTCATACTGGGCGTGATACTATACAGCATGAGGTGA